A genomic region of Vitreoscilla filiformis contains the following coding sequences:
- a CDS encoding YajQ family cyclic di-GMP-binding protein, with product MPSFDTVLEPDMVAIKHAVDNAKKEIGTRFDFKGTSAAAELKEKEKEIQLVGDSDFQIEQVSTVLVGKLTKQGVTINYLDMSAKLEKIGGDKVRQTWKIKAGIESDLAKKIVAGVKNSKLKVQASIQGDTVRITGKNRDDLQTAIALLKKDFSDQPLKYENFRD from the coding sequence ATGCCCAGCTTTGACACCGTTCTCGAACCCGACATGGTCGCCATCAAACATGCCGTGGACAACGCCAAGAAAGAGATCGGCACCCGCTTCGACTTCAAGGGCACCAGCGCAGCCGCCGAGCTGAAGGAGAAAGAGAAGGAAATCCAGCTCGTGGGCGATTCGGATTTCCAGATTGAACAAGTCAGCACCGTGTTGGTGGGCAAGCTCACCAAGCAGGGCGTGACGATCAACTACTTGGACATGAGCGCCAAGCTCGAAAAAATCGGCGGCGACAAGGTGCGCCAAACCTGGAAGATCAAGGCCGGCATCGAAAGCGATCTGGCCAAGAAAATCGTGGCCGGGGTGAAGAACAGCAAACTCAAGGTGCAAGCCAGCATCCAGGGGGACACGGTGCGCATCACCGGCAAGAACCGCGATGACCTGCAAACGGCCATCGCCTTGCTGAAAAAAGACTTCAGCGACCAACCGCTGAAGTACGAAAACTTCCGCGACTGA
- the pyrH gene encoding UMP kinase gives MPAYKRILLKLSGEALMGDDAYGINRATIVRMVREVAEVTQLGCEVAVVIGGGNIFRGVAGGAGGMDRATADYMGMMATVMNALALGDTMRQEGMTARVMSAIAIDQVVEPYVRPKALQYLEEGKVVIFAGGTGNPFFTTDTAAALRGAEIGAQVVLKATKVDGVYTADPKKDPTATRYASVSFDEAIARNLQVLDATAFALCRDQKLPIKVFSIFKEGALKRVVLGEDEGTLVHV, from the coding sequence ATGCCGGCCTACAAACGCATCCTGCTCAAGCTTTCTGGTGAAGCCCTGATGGGCGACGACGCCTATGGCATCAACCGTGCCACCATCGTGCGCATGGTGCGTGAAGTGGCCGAAGTGACCCAGCTCGGCTGCGAAGTGGCGGTGGTGATCGGGGGCGGCAACATCTTCCGTGGCGTGGCAGGCGGTGCCGGTGGCATGGATCGCGCCACAGCCGACTACATGGGCATGATGGCCACCGTGATGAATGCCCTGGCCCTGGGCGACACCATGCGCCAAGAAGGCATGACGGCCCGTGTGATGTCGGCCATCGCCATCGACCAAGTGGTCGAACCCTATGTGCGCCCCAAGGCGCTGCAATACCTCGAAGAAGGCAAGGTGGTGATTTTTGCCGGCGGCACGGGCAACCCCTTCTTCACCACGGACACCGCTGCCGCCCTGCGTGGTGCCGAGATCGGCGCGCAGGTGGTGCTCAAGGCCACCAAGGTCGATGGCGTGTACACCGCCGACCCCAAGAAAGACCCGACGGCCACGCGCTACGCCAGCGTCAGCTTCGACGAGGCCATCGCCAGGAACCTGCAAGTGCTGGACGCCACGGCTTTTGCGCTGTGCCGCGATCAAAAGTTGCCGATCAAGGTGTTCTCGATCTTCAAGGAAGGTGCGCTCAAGCGCGTGGTGCTGGGCGAGGACGAAGGCACCTTGGTACACGTCTGA
- the rpsB gene encoding 30S ribosomal protein S2: MSVSMREMLEAGVHFGHQTRFWNPKMAPFIYGHRNKIHIINLEKTLPKFEEALKFVRQLAAKRGTVLFVGTKRQARDVVAMEAARCGMPYVDQRWLGGMLTNFKTVKGSLKKLKDMQGQKDAGAELRIKKEALLFDRELAKLEKDIGGIQDLGALPDAIFVIDVGFHKIAVAEAKKLGIPVVGVVDTNHSPDGVDYVIPGNDDSAKAVALYAKAMADAVLEGKAAATHELVAAVAAPADGDEFVEVSEEA, from the coding sequence ATGTCCGTTTCGATGCGCGAAATGCTGGAAGCCGGTGTCCACTTCGGTCACCAAACCCGCTTCTGGAACCCCAAGATGGCCCCCTTCATCTACGGCCATCGCAACAAGATTCACATCATCAACCTCGAAAAGACCCTGCCCAAGTTCGAGGAAGCCCTGAAGTTCGTGCGTCAACTGGCGGCCAAGCGCGGCACCGTGCTGTTCGTCGGCACCAAGCGCCAAGCCCGTGACGTGGTGGCCATGGAAGCCGCTCGCTGCGGCATGCCCTACGTCGATCAACGCTGGCTCGGCGGCATGCTGACCAACTTCAAGACCGTCAAGGGCTCGCTGAAGAAGCTGAAGGACATGCAAGGCCAGAAGGACGCTGGCGCCGAACTGCGCATCAAGAAAGAAGCGCTGCTGTTCGACCGTGAGCTGGCCAAGCTGGAAAAAGACATCGGCGGTATCCAAGATCTGGGCGCTTTGCCGGACGCCATCTTCGTGATCGACGTGGGCTTCCACAAGATCGCCGTGGCCGAAGCCAAGAAGCTGGGCATTCCTGTGGTCGGCGTGGTCGATACCAACCACTCGCCCGATGGCGTGGACTACGTGATCCCCGGCAACGATGACTCGGCCAAGGCCGTCGCCCTGTACGCCAAGGCCATGGCCGACGCCGTGCTGGAAGGCAAGGCCGCTGCCACCCACGAGCTGGTCGCCGCTGTGGCTGCCCCGGCCGATGGCGACGAATTCGTCGAAGTCAGCGAAGAAGCCTGA
- a CDS encoding peptidase inhibitor family I36 protein, with protein METARKRCLDYGYEPGNETFAACVQKEFTDLSTPRSAVTVGSVNIGGSAVTGSVGCTLYEHVNYGGGAYRLRPNSVVNALPGFNDRASSARVSGSCTLELYEHDDHRGERRILRQDTSEFGHGWNDRVSSAKCWCR; from the coding sequence ATGGAAACGGCCCGTAAACGGTGCCTAGACTATGGCTATGAACCCGGCAATGAAACTTTTGCTGCCTGTGTGCAAAAGGAATTTACCGACCTATCGACCCCACGGTCGGCAGTGACCGTGGGCAGCGTGAACATCGGCGGCAGTGCGGTCACAGGCTCAGTGGGCTGCACACTGTACGAACACGTTAACTATGGCGGAGGGGCGTACCGGTTACGCCCAAACAGTGTGGTCAATGCGCTGCCGGGTTTCAATGACCGGGCTTCGTCTGCGCGGGTGTCCGGCAGTTGCACGCTGGAGTTGTACGAACACGATGACCACCGGGGCGAGCGCCGCATCTTGCGCCAAGACACCTCGGAGTTCGGCCACGGGTGGAATGATCGCGTTTCCTCGGCCAAATGTTGGTGCCGATGA
- the murB gene encoding UDP-N-acetylmuramate dehydrogenase: MQIEPDVSLKSLNTFGLPAVAGRLVRITSDADVRRVVDHPDLGRAPKFVLGGGSNVIFTRDMPELVLKVEVMGQRLVEERADAWIVEIGAGERWHDAVAWTLDQGWPGLENMALIPGTVGAAPVQNIGAYGLELQDRFESLDTVDLLTGRTVTLDAWQCRFGYRDSIFKGALAGKSVITRVRLRLPKPWQPILGYLDLERKMAETGCTTPDARTIFEWVCQIRRAKLPDPAHIGNVGSFFKNPVVTPEQCRDIIARDPHVVHYPMEDGHFKLAAGWLIDACGWKGKTIGHAGVYEKQALVLVNRGGAIGSEVQTLARAIQESVYGRFGIRLEPEPVVV, from the coding sequence ATGCAGATCGAACCCGACGTTAGCCTCAAATCCCTCAACACCTTTGGCCTGCCCGCTGTGGCGGGCCGCTTGGTGCGCATCACTTCGGACGCGGACGTGCGTCGCGTCGTGGATCACCCCGACCTGGGCCGAGCCCCCAAATTCGTGCTGGGCGGCGGCAGCAACGTCATCTTCACCCGGGACATGCCCGAGCTGGTGCTCAAAGTCGAAGTCATGGGCCAGCGTTTGGTGGAGGAACGCGCCGATGCGTGGATCGTTGAAATCGGCGCGGGCGAACGCTGGCACGACGCGGTCGCGTGGACGCTCGACCAAGGCTGGCCTGGCCTGGAAAACATGGCCCTGATCCCCGGCACGGTGGGCGCCGCGCCCGTGCAAAACATCGGCGCTTACGGGCTGGAACTGCAAGACCGGTTCGAGTCCCTGGACACGGTGGATTTGCTCACCGGTCGCACCGTGACACTCGACGCTTGGCAGTGTCGCTTCGGCTACCGGGACAGCATTTTCAAAGGCGCCCTGGCCGGCAAGAGTGTGATCACCCGCGTGCGACTGCGCTTGCCCAAGCCCTGGCAACCCATCCTGGGCTACCTCGATTTGGAACGCAAAATGGCCGAAACCGGCTGCACCACGCCCGATGCACGCACCATTTTTGAGTGGGTGTGCCAAATCCGCCGCGCCAAGTTGCCCGACCCGGCGCACATCGGCAACGTGGGCAGTTTCTTTAAAAACCCGGTGGTCACACCCGAACAGTGCCGGGACATCATCGCCCGCGATCCCCACGTCGTGCATTACCCGATGGAGGATGGCCACTTCAAACTCGCCGCCGGTTGGCTCATCGACGCCTGCGGCTGGAAGGGCAAAACCATCGGGCACGCCGGCGTTTACGAAAAGCAGGCCCTGGTGCTGGTGAACCGGGGCGGCGCCATCGGCTCCGAAGTGCAGACGCTGGCCCGCGCCATCCAAGAAAGCGTTTACGGGCGCTTTGGCATCCGGCTGGAGCCCGAACCGGTCGTTGTTTGA
- a CDS encoding NAD(P)H-hydrate dehydratase: MMPAPSTATNFPLLSSTVLCVDTPTAALPLHDATTARQLETHALAQHPPHALMQVAGWALARWVLALAPHARRIWVVCGPGNNGGDGLVAARWLHEWGKSVEVSLLGDPARLPHDAAHALASALDAGLQPHPQPEPQQPPDVIVDALLGLGQSRAPAGALAQAVRAMARARHHPHTQVLAVDLPTGLCADSGQPLGEPCVRADATLALLSLKPGLYTGQGRDWAGALWWAPLLAPSHPAWQMVPASAGLTGQADVRTLLAPRQHAQHKGSFGDVWVMGGSAGMAGAAQLAARAALHAGAGRVYLAPAAADGPPPGADPLQPELMHRTPRDWRASDALAAATVVCGCGGGAAVADVLPEVLAHSARLVLDADALNAVAASPALRAALVQRAQRQHATVLTPHPLEAARLLGSSTAQVQARRSEAAQRLAQQLHAVVVLKGSGSVLAQPDGHWWINPTGNARLATPGSGDVLAGWLGGLWSTQGAGPGAQDVAQARRCAAAAVWLHGQAAVGDTRLPLPAAALIAAMGDAVRTL; this comes from the coding sequence ATGATGCCCGCTCCATCCACTGCCACCAACTTTCCCCTTCTGTCGTCCACCGTGCTGTGCGTGGACACGCCCACCGCCGCCCTGCCCTTGCATGACGCCACCACGGCCCGCCAACTCGAAACCCACGCCCTGGCGCAACACCCCCCGCACGCGCTGATGCAAGTGGCCGGTTGGGCGCTGGCGCGTTGGGTTCTGGCCCTGGCCCCCCATGCGCGGCGCATTTGGGTGGTGTGCGGCCCCGGCAACAACGGCGGGGATGGTTTGGTGGCGGCGCGCTGGCTGCACGAGTGGGGCAAGTCGGTGGAAGTGAGTTTGCTGGGCGACCCCGCCCGCCTGCCCCACGACGCGGCCCACGCGCTGGCCTCCGCCCTCGACGCCGGCTTGCAGCCCCACCCCCAACCGGAACCGCAGCAGCCGCCCGACGTGATCGTGGACGCACTGCTCGGCCTGGGCCAAAGCCGGGCGCCCGCCGGGGCGTTGGCCCAGGCGGTGCGCGCCATGGCGCGGGCACGCCACCATCCTCACACCCAAGTGCTGGCGGTCGATCTACCGACCGGGCTGTGTGCGGACAGCGGCCAGCCGCTCGGTGAGCCGTGCGTCCGTGCCGATGCCACGCTGGCTTTGTTGAGTTTGAAACCCGGCCTCTACACCGGCCAAGGCCGCGACTGGGCCGGCGCGCTGTGGTGGGCGCCGCTGCTCGCACCCAGCCATCCGGCGTGGCAAATGGTGCCGGCTTCGGCAGGATTGACCGGCCAAGCCGATGTGCGCACCCTCTTGGCCCCCCGACAGCACGCCCAGCACAAAGGCAGTTTTGGTGATGTCTGGGTGATGGGTGGCAGTGCGGGCATGGCCGGCGCCGCACAACTGGCCGCCCGGGCGGCTTTGCACGCGGGGGCCGGGCGGGTGTACCTGGCCCCGGCAGCCGCCGATGGCCCGCCCCCTGGCGCCGATCCGCTGCAACCCGAACTGATGCACCGCACGCCGCGAGATTGGCGCGCATCCGACGCGCTGGCCGCTGCCACCGTGGTCTGCGGCTGCGGTGGCGGGGCGGCGGTGGCCGACGTGCTGCCCGAGGTGCTCGCCCACAGCGCCCGCCTGGTGCTGGACGCCGACGCCCTCAACGCCGTGGCTGCCAGCCCCGCCCTGCGCGCCGCCTTGGTGCAACGCGCCCAGCGCCAGCACGCCACGGTGTTAACGCCACATCCCTTAGAGGCGGCCCGTCTGCTCGGCAGCAGCACCGCGCAAGTGCAAGCCCGGCGCAGCGAAGCGGCACAGCGCCTGGCCCAGCAACTGCACGCGGTGGTGGTCCTCAAGGGATCGGGCTCGGTGCTGGCCCAACCGGATGGGCACTGGTGGATCAACCCCACCGGCAACGCCCGCCTGGCCACGCCCGGCAGTGGTGATGTGCTGGCGGGCTGGCTGGGCGGTTTGTGGAGCACCCAAGGCGCAGGCCCTGGGGCTCAAGACGTGGCACAGGCCCGTCGCTGCGCCGCTGCGGCGGTCTGGCTGCACGGTCAGGCGGCGGTGGGTGACACGCGCCTGCCCTTGCCCGCCGCCGCGCTGATCGCCGCCATGGGCGACGCGGTGCGGACGTTGTAA
- the frr gene encoding ribosome recycling factor: MATIPEIKKTAETKMAKSIEALKNELQKIRTGRAHPGILDQVHVDYYGSPVPISQVANVSLLDARTITVQPWEKGMGAKIEKAIRESDLGLNPSSQGDLLRVPMPALTQERRKELTKVVKHTGEESKVAVRNLRRDANEQLKKLLKEKLVSEDDERRAQDDVQKLTDRTIAEVDKLVASKEADVMAV; encoded by the coding sequence ATGGCTACCATTCCTGAGATCAAGAAAACCGCTGAAACCAAGATGGCCAAGTCCATCGAGGCCCTGAAAAACGAACTGCAAAAGATCCGCACGGGCCGGGCTCACCCCGGCATCTTGGATCAGGTGCATGTGGACTACTACGGCTCGCCGGTGCCCATCAGTCAAGTGGCCAACGTCAGCCTGTTGGACGCCCGCACCATCACCGTCCAGCCCTGGGAAAAGGGCATGGGCGCCAAGATCGAAAAAGCCATCCGCGAATCCGATCTGGGGCTGAACCCCTCTTCGCAAGGTGATCTGCTGCGCGTGCCCATGCCCGCGCTGACTCAAGAGCGCCGCAAGGAGCTGACCAAGGTGGTCAAGCACACCGGCGAAGAATCCAAGGTGGCGGTGCGCAATCTGCGACGCGATGCCAACGAGCAGCTCAAGAAACTGCTCAAGGAAAAGCTGGTGTCGGAAGACGACGAGCGTCGTGCGCAGGACGATGTGCAAAAGCTCACCGACCGCACCATCGCTGAAGTTGACAAGCTGGTGGCGTCCAAAGAAGCGGACGTGATGGCCGTCTAA
- a CDS encoding ATP-binding protein translates to MILFPAEPGSPWHRWLLRGLSLALFLALLVVMGVQFRQVKLLERSIALVDHARGWSFSEVEFEALRVIAALQDAQLAPDEPSVTARWMVRHDIFVSRLSLIGPERQELAVPQHLRYEATREALYAWSHLADAVRLAGEVTPAGRPSGMELAALQALLEVWLPTLRELSVAASVSASEREDERIRAVSQLNKMGLVTTIVFGLLTLSLALMLRYDAQLIRRRGQELEALTARLEQARAAADGANQAKSVFLATMSHELRTPLHGMLGMLDLLSTQPPEDQRRCYLQTAQDATQHLLALLNDILDMSRLESGRLTLCVGPVDLGRLLADVGSVMQAAARTRGLTLRVERGPQVPTWVQADDTRLRQVLFNLLSNAIKFTPQGEVSLRVEGGAQGVAFVVKDTGIGMDGATLDRLFQRFSQGDAGIARRYGGTGLGLEISRTLARMMGGDISVSSHPGQGSCFTVVLPLPLSEAPAASSEAPPSAGVPCAPPPDVSPSADGPLDILVVEDDPSSRLYLSTLLGQLGHRVRQVNDGAQALDTLNEHWADVVLIDMHMPVLDGLATTRRLRLRPDALAHIPVIAVTADAYEVARANALQAGMNDVLVKPFDAAAVRVLLGRWFGAHRADVAPGAPMAAGLSAPSPAPAPAPANAGGVARLIHLDALASACQVFTHAKLQGLLGQFLADQSGTLGRLVAAGQAQDAAQLTQAAHQLKGGATLLGLKAVAEQARHIEQQSRATPPQCDVEAIAQLQHTWQETQACCRLLGFTAATMPAPSAQTTTGSGSSRMPKRP, encoded by the coding sequence ATGATTCTTTTTCCGGCTGAGCCTGGCTCGCCTTGGCATCGTTGGTTGCTTCGGGGCTTGAGTTTGGCGCTGTTCTTGGCGTTGTTGGTGGTGATGGGGGTGCAGTTTCGCCAAGTCAAATTGTTAGAGCGCTCCATCGCCTTGGTGGATCACGCCCGGGGGTGGTCGTTTTCCGAAGTTGAGTTTGAGGCATTGCGTGTGATCGCAGCCTTGCAAGACGCTCAACTGGCGCCCGATGAGCCGTCGGTGACGGCCCGCTGGATGGTTCGGCACGACATTTTTGTCAGCCGACTCAGCTTGATTGGCCCGGAGCGCCAAGAGCTGGCGGTGCCGCAGCATCTCCGTTATGAAGCCACCCGAGAAGCGCTGTATGCGTGGTCTCACTTGGCCGATGCAGTGCGTCTTGCCGGTGAGGTGACGCCAGCGGGTCGTCCTTCCGGGATGGAGCTGGCAGCCCTGCAAGCCTTGCTGGAGGTGTGGTTGCCGACCCTGCGTGAGCTGAGTGTGGCCGCCTCCGTCAGTGCTTCTGAACGTGAGGATGAGCGCATTCGTGCCGTGTCCCAGCTCAACAAAATGGGCTTGGTGACCACCATCGTGTTCGGTCTGCTGACCCTCTCTTTGGCCCTGATGTTGCGCTACGACGCTCAACTCATCCGCCGCCGAGGCCAAGAGCTGGAAGCCTTGACCGCCCGACTCGAACAAGCCCGCGCCGCTGCCGATGGCGCCAACCAAGCCAAAAGTGTGTTCCTGGCCACCATGAGCCACGAACTGCGCACGCCTTTGCACGGCATGCTGGGCATGCTGGATCTGCTCAGTACCCAACCGCCAGAAGACCAGCGTCGGTGCTACCTGCAAACCGCCCAGGATGCGACGCAGCATTTACTGGCGTTGCTCAACGACATCCTGGACATGTCCCGCCTCGAATCAGGGCGCTTGACGTTGTGTGTGGGGCCGGTCGATCTGGGGCGGTTGCTGGCCGACGTGGGTTCGGTGATGCAAGCCGCTGCGCGAACTCGCGGCTTGACATTGCGGGTGGAGCGTGGCCCCCAGGTGCCCACCTGGGTGCAAGCGGACGACACGCGCTTGCGCCAAGTGCTGTTCAACTTGTTGTCCAACGCCATCAAGTTCACGCCGCAAGGGGAGGTGAGCCTGCGCGTAGAAGGAGGAGCGCAGGGCGTGGCGTTCGTGGTGAAGGACACCGGCATCGGCATGGACGGGGCCACCCTCGACCGGCTGTTCCAGCGCTTCAGCCAAGGCGACGCGGGCATTGCCCGGCGCTATGGCGGGACGGGTCTGGGTTTGGAGATTTCCCGCACCCTGGCGCGCATGATGGGGGGGGATATTTCGGTGTCGAGCCACCCAGGCCAAGGTAGTTGCTTCACAGTGGTGTTGCCGTTGCCCTTGAGTGAGGCGCCGGCAGCGAGCAGCGAGGCGCCGCCATCGGCAGGTGTTCCCTGTGCGCCTCCGCCGGATGTATCGCCGTCAGCAGACGGGCCGCTGGACATTTTGGTGGTTGAGGACGACCCCAGCAGCCGCTTGTACCTCAGTACGCTGCTGGGTCAGCTCGGCCACCGTGTGCGGCAGGTCAATGACGGTGCCCAGGCGCTGGACACGCTGAATGAGCACTGGGCGGATGTCGTGTTGATAGACATGCACATGCCGGTGCTCGATGGTTTGGCCACCACGCGGCGCCTGAGGCTGCGTCCAGACGCTTTGGCACACATTCCGGTGATCGCCGTGACCGCCGACGCCTACGAGGTGGCCCGTGCCAACGCGCTGCAAGCGGGGATGAACGATGTGCTGGTCAAGCCGTTTGACGCGGCAGCCGTGCGGGTGCTGCTGGGGCGCTGGTTTGGTGCCCATCGGGCTGATGTGGCCCCGGGGGCGCCCATGGCCGCTGGCTTGTCAGCGCCGTCCCCTGCGCCAGCTCCAGCCCCAGCGAATGCCGGAGGCGTGGCTCGGCTGATCCATTTGGATGCGCTGGCCAGTGCTTGCCAGGTGTTCACCCATGCCAAGCTGCAAGGTTTATTGGGGCAATTTTTGGCCGATCAGTCCGGCACCTTGGGGCGTTTGGTGGCCGCAGGCCAAGCGCAAGATGCGGCCCAACTCACCCAAGCTGCGCACCAGCTCAAAGGCGGTGCAACCCTGCTCGGGCTGAAGGCGGTGGCCGAGCAGGCCCGGCACATCGAACAGCAAAGCCGCGCCACGCCCCCGCAGTGTGATGTCGAGGCCATCGCCCAACTGCAACACACTTGGCAGGAAACCCAGGCGTGCTGCCGCCTGCTGGGTTTCACTGCCGCCACGATGCCCGCCCCATCCGCTCAAACAACGACCGGTTCGGGCTCCAGCCGGATGCCAAAGCGCCCGTAA
- the tsf gene encoding translation elongation factor Ts codes for MAAITAKMVSELRAKTDAPMMECKKALTEADGDMGRAEEILRVKLGNKAGKAAARITAEGVVASAVNGNVGALIEINCETDFVTKNDSFMAMAKSCAELIAANNPADIEALGALPLSQDGFGPTVEDVRKGLIGKIGENMSFRRFKRWEGASSLAAYLHGTRIGVVVEFDGDATAAKDVAMHIAAMKPAALSGADVPAELVEKERKIAAEKAAESGKPAEIVAKMVEGSVQKFLKEVSLLDQVFVKAADGKQTVGAYLKSTGTTVKGFTLYVVGEGIEKKQDDFAAEVAAQVAAAKAGA; via the coding sequence ATGGCTGCGATTACCGCAAAGATGGTGTCCGAGCTGCGCGCCAAGACCGACGCCCCGATGATGGAGTGCAAGAAGGCCCTGACCGAAGCCGATGGCGACATGGGTCGCGCTGAAGAAATCCTGCGCGTCAAGCTGGGCAACAAGGCGGGTAAGGCCGCAGCGCGCATCACCGCCGAAGGCGTGGTCGCTTCCGCTGTGAACGGCAATGTGGGCGCCCTGATCGAAATCAACTGCGAAACCGACTTCGTCACCAAGAACGATTCGTTCATGGCCATGGCCAAGTCGTGCGCTGAACTGATCGCCGCCAACAACCCGGCTGACATCGAAGCGCTGGGCGCTCTGCCGCTGTCGCAAGACGGCTTCGGCCCCACCGTTGAAGACGTGCGCAAGGGCCTGATCGGCAAGATCGGCGAAAACATGTCGTTCCGCCGCTTCAAGCGCTGGGAAGGCGCTTCGTCGCTGGCGGCTTATCTGCACGGCACCCGCATCGGCGTGGTCGTTGAGTTCGACGGTGACGCCACTGCCGCCAAGGACGTGGCCATGCACATCGCCGCCATGAAGCCGGCTGCGCTGTCGGGCGCTGACGTGCCGGCTGAGCTGGTCGAGAAGGAACGCAAGATCGCTGCCGAGAAGGCCGCTGAATCGGGCAAGCCGGCTGAGATCGTCGCCAAGATGGTCGAAGGTTCGGTGCAGAAGTTCCTGAAGGAAGTGTCGCTGCTGGATCAAGTCTTCGTGAAGGCTGCCGATGGCAAGCAAACCGTGGGCGCTTACCTGAAGAGCACCGGCACCACCGTCAAGGGCTTCACCCTGTACGTGGTCGGCGAAGGCATCGAGAAGAAGCAGGACGATTTTGCTGCTGAAGTGGCCGCCCAAGTGGCCGCTGCCAAGGCCGGCGCCTGA